The Macrococcoides canis genome has a window encoding:
- the bla gene encoding class A beta-lactamase codes for MQKFLMLIIALIFLSGCNSNNINSSKINEDIKVIENKYNIQAGVYVNDLTDKQKLSYNEERLFPYASTFKVINSALLIEKLGMNNLDKEVKVSERDIVLYSPIIEKYKNKNVSLKMLIEAALLYSDNTANNLIIEELGGLKEVEKRLSALGINGANVNRKEVALNFYDPKKNEDTISAKNMSKVLTKMLTGDVLEYKEQIFLIDLMKKNKTGTTLIKKGMDKKFIVGDKSGQGANYGVRNDIAVVYKKQSNKPIIVVVFTKAKNEKQKPSDTPIVEISKVINKNIK; via the coding sequence ATGCAGAAATTCTTAATGCTTATTATTGCACTAATATTTTTATCTGGATGCAATAGTAATAATATCAACAGTTCAAAAATAAACGAGGATATTAAAGTTATAGAAAATAAGTACAATATTCAAGCGGGTGTATATGTTAATGATTTAACTGATAAACAAAAATTGTCATATAATGAGGAACGATTATTCCCCTATGCCTCAACGTTTAAGGTTATTAACAGTGCTTTACTAATAGAAAAACTTGGGATGAATAACCTTGATAAAGAAGTGAAAGTTTCTGAAAGAGATATCGTTCTTTATTCTCCTATAATTGAAAAGTACAAAAATAAAAATGTTTCTTTAAAAATGTTAATTGAGGCTGCATTACTTTATAGTGATAATACTGCTAACAATTTAATCATAGAAGAGTTAGGCGGTCTAAAAGAGGTTGAAAAACGACTCTCTGCATTAGGTATTAACGGTGCTAATGTAAATAGAAAAGAAGTTGCTTTGAATTTTTATGATCCAAAAAAGAATGAAGATACAATATCAGCGAAAAACATGAGTAAGGTATTAACAAAGATGTTAACGGGAGATGTATTAGAATATAAAGAACAAATATTTCTTATTGATTTAATGAAAAAGAATAAGACAGGAACAACTTTAATTAAAAAAGGTATGGATAAAAAATTCATAGTTGGTGATAAAAGTGGGCAAGGAGCTAATTATGGGGTGAGGAATGATATTGCTGTTGTTTATAAAAAGCAAAGCAACAAACCTATTATAGTAGTGGTATTTACTAAAGCAAAAAATGAAAAGCAAAAACCTAGTGATACTCCAATAGTGGAAATATCAAAAGTTATTAATAAAAATATTAAATAG
- a CDS encoding helix-turn-helix domain-containing protein, with amino-acid sequence MDVGNQIRYYRKENDLSQAELAEKIFVSSQTISNWENERSYPDLHNLIELASLFNVSLDQLVKGDVKMMRNAVDHSNMDKYSKMMLVFLLLTVISFGAAMKFSDGWFGMLVPLILWMISMYYAIKVDQIKKKHDVKTYKEIIDYMENGMKTDQTPRNKKKFIMEEVFTVLGFSLIAVILVLFSMFIFGAL; translated from the coding sequence ATGGATGTAGGCAATCAAATTAGATATTACAGAAAAGAGAACGATTTATCTCAAGCAGAATTAGCAGAAAAGATATTTGTTTCAAGTCAGACCATATCGAATTGGGAGAATGAAAGAAGTTATCCAGATTTACATAATTTGATTGAGCTTGCTTCTTTGTTTAACGTTTCTTTAGACCAACTTGTTAAAGGAGATGTTAAGATGATGAGAAATGCAGTGGATCACAGTAATATGGATAAGTATAGCAAGATGATGTTAGTATTTTTATTGCTTACTGTTATATCTTTCGGTGCTGCTATGAAGTTTAGTGATGGATGGTTTGGTATGTTGGTGCCTCTTATTCTATGGATGATTAGTATGTATTATGCAATTAAAGTAGATCAAATTAAGAAAAAACATGATGTCAAAACGTATAAAGAAATAATTGATTATATGGAAAATGGCATGAAAACTGATCAAACGCCACGAAATAAAAAGAAATTTATTATGGAAGAAGTATTTACAGTTTTAGGTTTTTCTTTAATTGCTGTAATCTTAGTACTTTTTAGTATGTTCATATTTGGAGCACTATAA
- a CDS encoding DUF2089 family protein, with protein MERNELPDWLLKLDKEDIEFMKNFVLESGSLKSIAKMYDVSYPTVRIRLNTLIQKIELASQEENSGLINYVKSLAIDEKISLEDAKKIIKLYNSEKE; from the coding sequence ATGGAAAGAAATGAGTTACCAGATTGGTTATTAAAACTAGATAAAGAAGATATTGAATTTATGAAGAATTTTGTTTTGGAATCTGGTTCCTTAAAAAGTATTGCCAAAATGTATGATGTTTCATATCCGACTGTAAGAATTCGACTCAATACTTTAATCCAAAAAATAGAATTAGCTTCACAAGAAGAAAACTCAGGTCTAATAAACTATGTAAAATCATTAGCAATTGATGAAAAAATAAGCTTAGAAGATGCTAAAAAGATCATTAAACTTTATAACAGTGAAAAGGAGTAA
- a CDS encoding stage II sporulation protein M, translating to MKKSKVNYNKRAFTTYGIMLLIAILTFIISLVFYPSDEIFKEITNKMTANSEELKGLDKVWMYIVNNAFVVPLQMFILALLPVPFLYFLNVISTSIITGIVFGFAIHVLPNFGWILVLSSTPHAVLEILAFCFVASGLWSLNQSIIRKVSNFFKKEKKCGLSISESIYNLIRIYVFMALPLFIIAAFAETYLTNFIEHLLK from the coding sequence ATGAAAAAATCAAAAGTAAACTATAATAAAAGAGCTTTTACAACCTATGGTATTATGCTGTTAATAGCCATTTTAACTTTTATTATTTCACTCGTGTTTTATCCATCAGATGAAATATTTAAAGAGATAACTAATAAGATGACTGCAAACTCGGAAGAATTAAAAGGACTTGATAAAGTATGGATGTATATAGTAAATAATGCTTTCGTCGTACCATTACAAATGTTTATTCTAGCATTATTACCTGTGCCATTTCTTTATTTTCTAAATGTAATATCTACTTCAATTATTACTGGAATTGTTTTTGGTTTTGCCATTCATGTATTACCCAACTTTGGTTGGATATTAGTATTATCATCGACTCCTCATGCAGTGTTAGAAATTCTGGCATTTTGTTTTGTTGCAAGCGGACTATGGTCATTGAACCAATCAATCATTAGAAAAGTAAGTAATTTTTTTAAAAAAGAAAAGAAGTGTGGATTGTCTATTTCAGAATCTATATATAACTTGATCAGAATTTATGTATTCATGGCACTACCTTTATTTATTATTGCGGCCTTTGCCGAAACATATTTAACAAATTTCATAGAACATTTACTAAAGTAG
- a CDS encoding virulence RhuM family protein, protein MDNNFLMYQTEDGQTKIDIRLEEETVWMTQKSMAELYQKGVPTINEHIKNIFEEGELLEKRTIRKNRIVQFEGNREVERETNFYNLEMIIAVGYRVKSHRGTQFRKWATTQLNEYLVKGFVMDDDRLKEMKNLGSDYFDELLERIRDIRASEKRFYLKITDIYATS, encoded by the coding sequence TTGGATAATAATTTTTTAATGTACCAAACTGAAGATGGCCAAACAAAGATAGATATACGATTAGAAGAAGAAACTGTATGGATGACGCAGAAATCTATGGCAGAGTTGTATCAAAAAGGTGTACCGACGATTAATGAGCATATTAAAAATATTTTTGAAGAAGGAGAATTATTAGAAAAACGAACTATTCGGAAAAACCGAATAGTTCAATTTGAGGGTAATAGAGAAGTTGAACGAGAGACCAATTTTTATAATTTAGAGATGATTATAGCAGTTGGATATCGTGTAAAATCTCATCGAGGTACTCAATTTAGGAAATGGGCAACAACGCAATTAAATGAGTATTTAGTAAAAGGTTTTGTAATGGATGATGACCGTCTGAAAGAAATGAAAAATTTAGGATCTGATTATTTTGATGAATTACTTGAAAGAATCAGAGATATTAGAGCTTCAGAAAAAAGGTTTTATTTAAAGATAACAGATATTTATGCTACATCTTAA
- a CDS encoding Abi family protein, producing the protein MLLDKTYLFKLFYFRKNFMKNINGSYNVEFACLSDLASIDMEMRYTLLQLTLDIEHSLKVILNKYLSMTPNEDGYNIIDQFINKTNITKRDIFKYKMNKNEVYPEWKKFYQATPYWVAFEIMSFYHFERFVTFYYEVSKNRRLKLASNQLVLVRNIRNSCAHNSVINVPLFDDTNVTPELNSYFSLHNIDIHYEQSKPFIDIATLLMIHNKYCNQSIKK; encoded by the coding sequence ATTCTACTAGATAAAACTTATCTTTTTAAACTATTCTATTTTCGGAAAAATTTTATGAAAAATATAAATGGCAGCTATAATGTAGAATTTGCTTGTTTATCAGACTTAGCATCTATTGATATGGAAATGAGATATACATTACTACAACTAACATTAGATATAGAGCATTCTTTAAAGGTTATATTAAACAAATATTTAAGTATGACCCCAAATGAAGATGGATACAATATAATTGATCAATTTATAAATAAAACAAATATTACTAAGAGAGATATTTTTAAATATAAAATGAATAAAAACGAAGTTTATCCAGAGTGGAAAAAGTTTTATCAAGCTACTCCTTATTGGGTGGCTTTTGAAATTATGAGTTTTTATCATTTTGAAAGATTCGTAACTTTTTATTATGAAGTCTCTAAAAATAGGAGATTAAAGTTGGCTAGTAATCAGTTGGTATTAGTAAGGAATATCAGAAATAGTTGCGCACATAATTCTGTAATTAATGTTCCATTATTTGATGATACGAATGTTACTCCAGAATTAAATAGTTATTTTAGTTTGCATAATATTGACATACACTATGAGCAATCTAAACCTTTTATTGATATTGCAACGTTATTAATGATTCATAATAAGTATTGTAATCAATCAATAAAAAAATAG
- a CDS encoding YhgE/Pip domain-containing protein: MNILKNKLLYITLIAGLALVCILSLAFYPAYNPKPKDLPIAIVNLDQGMDIQGKSTNIGKTFTDNIKDNKELAKSVKFVTVKSKDDLKEGFEDNKYYSAIIIPQNFTQDATSAMRSEIQTAKKAEAKAAALKAQTDLQAKVQSGQVTPQQAQQIGIQMKQKMEQMQKQNADLLKPITVKKGEIEIQINQGASAQAATISDKMLSTMGEKINTMLSKQTVTQLDKNNIKVAAKDMDALLNPVTTKHTTLNKIKDHQANGMGGMLLFTPVWMGSLVSAILLFFAFRTSHLVKRSERIIATLFQIGMAALAAFISSFGGVWFITQVLDFYMPEPMQTATYIFIAMFGFIMLILGVMAWLGMKAVPLFMVLLFFSMQMLTLPKQMLHEFYQKYVLTWDPFSFYVEGLRELIYLNKDLSFNTPVAVMVGLAIFGIISTLLAAAIRKHSEKRAELPA, from the coding sequence ATGAATATTTTAAAAAACAAACTACTTTATATCACTTTAATTGCCGGACTTGCTTTAGTATGTATTCTTTCTTTAGCATTTTATCCAGCATACAATCCTAAACCAAAAGACTTACCAATCGCAATCGTGAACTTAGATCAAGGTATGGATATCCAAGGTAAATCAACAAACATCGGTAAAACTTTTACGGATAATATTAAAGATAATAAAGAACTCGCTAAATCAGTAAAATTTGTAACTGTAAAATCAAAGGATGATTTAAAAGAAGGATTTGAAGATAATAAGTATTATAGTGCCATCATCATTCCACAAAACTTTACACAAGATGCGACAAGCGCGATGCGTAGCGAAATTCAAACAGCTAAAAAAGCAGAAGCTAAAGCAGCAGCATTGAAAGCTCAGACAGATTTACAAGCTAAAGTTCAAAGTGGACAGGTCACACCTCAACAAGCACAACAAATCGGCATACAAATGAAACAGAAAATGGAACAAATGCAGAAACAAAATGCAGATTTATTAAAACCAATCACCGTAAAAAAAGGTGAAATCGAAATACAGATTAACCAAGGTGCATCAGCTCAAGCAGCAACAATCAGTGATAAAATGTTATCAACAATGGGTGAAAAGATTAATACAATGTTAAGTAAACAAACAGTCACTCAGTTAGATAAGAACAACATTAAAGTAGCAGCAAAAGATATGGATGCACTGCTTAACCCTGTTACAACCAAACATACAACACTCAATAAAATTAAAGATCATCAGGCAAATGGTATGGGTGGTATGCTATTATTTACGCCTGTATGGATGGGATCACTTGTAAGTGCCATATTACTATTCTTTGCATTTAGAACGTCACATCTTGTAAAACGTTCTGAACGTATTATTGCGACATTATTCCAAATTGGAATGGCAGCACTCGCAGCATTCATCAGCAGTTTTGGTGGGGTATGGTTTATTACACAAGTACTTGATTTTTATATGCCGGAACCAATGCAAACTGCAACATATATCTTTATTGCAATGTTTGGATTTATCATGTTAATCCTTGGAGTAATGGCATGGCTTGGTATGAAAGCAGTACCGTTATTTATGGTGCTATTATTCTTCAGCATGCAGATGCTGACATTACCGAAACAAATGTTACATGAGTTCTATCAAAAGTATGTATTAACTTGGGATCCATTCAGCTTCTATGTAGAAGGATTAAGAGAACTTATTTACTTGAATAAAGATTTATCATTCAATACTCCTGTTGCAGTGATGGTAGGATTAGCAATCTTCGGAATCATCTCTACACTCCTTGCAGCTGCAATTAGAAAACATAGTGAGAAACGTGCAGAATTACCTGCTTAA